A window of Juglans regia cultivar Chandler chromosome 7, Walnut 2.0, whole genome shotgun sequence contains these coding sequences:
- the LOC108980052 gene encoding non-specific phospholipase C4-like, producing MAAESSSGSGEAYPIKTIVVLVQENRSFDHMLGWMKSLNPEINGVDGKDQSNSISTTDPANSEVIYYGDKSGYVVPDPGHSFQAIYEQVFGEPWTEESAAKNLAPEMKGFAQNAERTEKGLSETVMNGYLPDKVPVFKELAAEFAVCDRWFASIPASTQPNRQYVHSATSHGLTGNDTKQLIAGMPQKTIFESVHEAGLTFGIYYQYPPATLYYRNLRKLKYLAHFHDFDLHFKKHCEEGKLPNYVVIEQRWFDLLSIPANDDHPSHDVSVGQKFIKKVYETLRASPQWNEILFVITYDEHGGFYDHVPTPMTGVPSPDDIVGPAPYNFKFDRLGVRVPTLLISPWIERGTVLHGPSGPYPTSEFEHSSIAATVKKIFNLKEFLTKRDEWAGTFDVVLSKDSPRTDCPVSLGEPEEMREGGAKEDAKLSEFQEEIVQLAAVLNGDHRKDIYPDKLVENMTVAEAAKYAQDGFKKFLNECEKARASGVDEDEIVECPTSPGPSSSSSSSPNKSFVHKIFSCLICSD from the exons ATGGCTGCCGAATCCAGCAGCGGCAGCGGCGAAGCCTACCCCATCAAAACCATCGTTGTTTTAGTCCAAGAAAACCGCTCCTTCGATCACATGTTGGGATGGATGAAGTCCCTCAACCCTGAAATAAACGGCGTAGACGGAAAAGATCAGTCTAACTCCATTTCAACAACCGATCCTGCTAACTCCGAGGTAATCTACTACGGTGATAAATCCGGGTACGTGGTGCCGGACCCCGGCCACTCGTTCCAAGCCATCTACGAGCAAGTGTTCGGCGAGCCCTGGACGGAGGAATCCGCCGCGAAAAACCTGGCCCCGGAAATGAAAGGGTTCGCTCAAAACGCCGAGCGAACGGAGAAGGGACTGTCGGAGACGGTCATGAACGGGTACTTACCGGACAAGGTGCCGGTTTTCAAGGAGTTGGCGGCGGAGTTCGCGGTGTGCGACAGGTGGTTCGCGTCGATTCCGGCATCGACGCAGCCCAACCGACAGTACGTGCATTCGGCAACGTCGCACGGGCTGACCGGCAATGACACAAAGCAGCTGATTGCAGGGATGCCTCAGAAGACCATCTTTGAATCGGTGCATGAAGCTGGTCTTACTTTTGGGATCTATTATCAGTACCCTCCGGCCACCCTTTACTACAG GAATCTTAGAAAACTGAAATATTTGGCACACTTCCATGACTTTGATCTACACTTCAAGAAGCACTGCGAGGAGGGGAAATTGCCAAACTATGTTGTGATCGAACAAAGATGGTTCGACCTTTTATCCATACCTGCAAATGATGACCACCCTTCTCATGATGTCTCAGTAGGTCAGAAATTCATCAAGAAAGTGTATGAAACCTTAAGAGCAAGCCCACAGTGGAATGAAATCTTGTTCGTGATTACATATGATGAGCATGGTGGTTTTTACGACCATGTTCCGACGCCTATGACCGGAGTCCCTAGCCCCGATGACATCGTTGGCCCGGCACCATATAACTTCAAATTCGACCGCCTTGGTGTTAGGGTTCCGACCCTCTTGATTTCTCCATGGATTGAGCGTGGTACAG TGTTGCATGGGCCATCAGGACCATATCCCACGTCAGAGTTCGAGCATTCTTCGATTGCAGCAACTGTCAAAAAGATTTTCAACCTCAAAGAATTCCTAACAAAGCGCGATGAATGGGCGGGCACTTTTGATGTTGTTTTGAGTAAAGATAGCCCAAGAACAGATTGTCCAG TTAGTTTGGGGGAACCTGAGGAGATGCGAGAGGGTGGAGCAAAAGAAGATGCAAAACTGAGCGAGTTTCAAGAGGAGATAGTACAATTGGCTGCAGTATTGAATGGGGACCATAGAAAGGACATCTACCCCGACAAACTGGTGGAAAATATGACTGTTGCAGAGGCTGCTAAATATGCTCAAGATGGATTCAAGAAATTCTTGAACGAGTGTGAGAAAGCCAGGGCAAGTGGAGTAGACGAGGACGAGATTGTTGAATGCCCCACATCCCCCggcccatcatcatcatcatcatcatcacccaaCAAATCCTTCGTGCACAAGATCTTTTCTTGTTTGATCTGTAGTGATTGA
- the LOC108980061 gene encoding gamma-secretase subunit APH1-like has protein sequence MTVAAGIGYALLALGPSLSLFVSVISKKPFLILTVLSSTLLWLTSLIVLSGVWRVFLPLKSTSWWPYGLLIFTSIAFQEGLRVLFWKVYKRLEDLLDNFADKVSKPRLFQTDKMQIALAGGLGHGVAHAVFFCLSLLTPAFGPATFFVDRCSQIPFFLVSAIIALAFVTIHTFSMVIAFNGYAEGNKVDQVFVPVVHLVAGMVTLVNFASGGCIIGIPLLYFIASLTLIHCGKMVWRRLTENRSRQGN, from the exons ATGACGGTAGCGGCAGGGATCGGATACGCCTTGCTAGCTTTAggcccctctctttctctcttcgtCTCCGTCATCTCCAAGAAGCCCTTCTTGATCCTCACTGTCCTTTCTAG TACACTGTTATGGCTAACAAGTTTGATTGTGCTGTCGGGAGTGTGGAGGGTTTTTCTTCCTCTTAAATCAACATCTTGGTGGCCCTATGGACTACTTATATTCACATCCATTGCTTTTCAAGAAGGGCTTCGGGTTCTTTTCTGGAAAGTATACAA GAGGTTGGAGGATTTGTTGGATAATTTTGCTGACAAAGTCTCAAAGCCACGCTTATTTCAGACAGATAAAATGCAAATTGCTCTGG CTGGTGGTTTGGGTCACGGTGTGGCACATGCTGTGTTTTTCTGTCTTAGCCTCTTAACACCAGCATTTGGTCCAGCTACGTTTTTTGTGGACAGGTGCTCTCAGATacccttttttcttgtttctg CAATCATTGCTCTTGCATTTGTTACGATTCACACTTTCTCCATGGTCATTGCATTTAATGGATATGCAGAAGGGAACAAAGTGGACCAAGTTTTTGTTCCTGTAGTTCATCTTGTAGCAGGAATGGTG ACACTGGTAAATTTTGCGTCGGGGGGTTGCATCATCGGTATACCTCTCCTTTATTTCATTGCAAGCTTGACGTTGATTCATTGCGGAAAGATGGTCTGGAGAAGATTGACAGAAAATCGGAGCAGACAGGGAAACTAG
- the LOC108980046 gene encoding protein farnesyltransferase/geranylgeranyltransferase type-1 subunit alpha gives MESDEVKLQRVPLSQRPEWSDVTPVPQDDGPSPVVPIAYKEEFVETMDYFRAVYLADERSARALRLTAEVIDLNAGNYTVWHFRRSILEALDADLNDELDFIENIARSNSKNYQIWHHRRWVAERLGTDSARKELEFTKNIFSIDAKHYHAWSHRQWVLLALGGWEDELGYCQQLLEEDIFNNSAWNQRFFVITKSPLLGGLEAMRESEVSYTVEAILTYPENESPWRYLRGLYKGDTQSWVNDPQVSSVCLKVLNATNNCMFALSTLLDLLCHGLQPSQEFNDAVDTLKPSGPDQPDSDLVKKVCSILEHIDPIRANYWKWRKSKLSSAT, from the exons ATGGAGTCCGACGAGGTCAAGCTACAGAGGGTCCCACTGAGCCAAAGGCCCGAGTGGTCGGACGTCACTCCGGTTCCCCAGGACGACGGTCCGAGCCCTGTCGTCCCCATCGCCTACAAAGAAGAATTCGTCGAGACCATGGACTACTTCCGGGCCGTATACCTCGCCGACGAGCGGTCAGCCCGTGCACTGCGCCTCACTGCCGAAGTCATTGACTTGAACGCCGGCAATTACACT gTATGGCATTTCAGGCGTTCAATACTTGAGGCTCTCGATGCTGACCTGAATGATGAACTGGACTTCATTGAGAATATTGCTAGGAGTAATTCTAAGAACTATCAGATATG GCATCATAGGCGGTGGGTTGCTGAGAGATTGGGAACTGATTCTGCAAGGAAGGAGCTTGAGTTCACCAAGAATATATTTTCCATTGATGCTAAACATTATCATGCCTGGTCCCATAGACAG TGGGTTCTGCTGGCTCTAGGAGGATGGGAAGATGAACTTGGCTACTGTCAGCAGCTCCTTGAAGAAGACATTTTTAACAATTCTGCTTGGAATCAG AGATTCTTTGTCATAACAAAGTCTCCCCTCCTGGGAGGCCTAGAGGCTATGAGAGAGTCTGAAGTGAGTTACACTGTTGAAGCCATACTAACCTACCCTGAGAATGAGAGCCCATGGAGATACCTTCGAGGGCTTTACAAAGGCGACACCCAATCTTGGGTGAACGATCCTCAGGTTTCGTCAGTGTGTTTGAAGGTTTTGAATGCCACAAATAACTGTATGTTTGCTCTGAGCACACTTTTGGATCTTCTCTGCCATGGTCTCCAGCCAAGTCAAGAGTTCAATGATGCTGTGGATACTCTGAAGCCATCAGGCCCAGATCAACCAGATTCTGACTTGGTAAAAAAAGTTTGTTCTATCTTGGAACATATAGACCCGATCAGAGCCAACTATTGGAAGTGGCGTAAGAGCAAGCTTTCCAGTGCAACTTAA